One region of Drosophila subobscura isolate 14011-0131.10 chromosome J, UCBerk_Dsub_1.0, whole genome shotgun sequence genomic DNA includes:
- the LOC117893187 gene encoding uncharacterized protein LOC117893187 isoform X11 — translation MLLRRLPHSGGKPKNSPCRTMPLQLQLLLLLCLAFVGHVSAQFDRTISEQESKSVVLPCPVNEEKCGKLHSLNWFKGDDRIAAMLLGDSNVTSVNKEFEDRVTVEQNPYRLVIKDLKIGDEDIYLCDTTFFIPEETCDNFNGYRVELRVLENIVPPTEVVILDAKGDRIENGSVVGPMQERQALKATCTVKNTRPQPDVGWFRGTKRLATYSPTHDLNDGLYTSTLELDWQLSREDLAQDIECRVESAAIKSAIVTKFSVDLQVPPKSILIKGVEHHTVQGSKVVLQCDIYGARPAVNLTWYNATATISPEENDLTEIRTKAFEKEDGTYHTQSELVFNATRFENDRVFKCEAENIVLQINREKPISSTKTLEVLYPPVVKVSPPEMVTNTSEIVLLNCEYFANPASLTQVVWYRNGDIVNVNDTDHYQGGNSENVALVIKSTDKEDVGNYSCQLSNAIGKGISEQQIDLDVQYVPLVEVLMIPEGPVKESDESNVTLFCNILEANPSVLTKVRWYANATLLKELPDCEETREDLCHIDPSKLLLESIGRGFFYNYSCEGFNAAGWGPRSEEKELMVHYEPGPATLTHFPPIAVKKKSVIFSCSVDDPGYPESNRYRWLRGGRGPLQDIVTKDWTVEPVGLDSRTNYSCYAYNEGGKGVMATVNLEVHAPPFFIKNLPQYTGVLHSTRNANLTCRIECVPRCEISWQKDGTTIEKNDTRYFIKEKYMDASPATGDFESMLSVLHFNMSNWPNSKFDISADNANYTCVSTGNSVGPGIKSGTYLGIEYAPINTTVANTTVYVQEDTIPGRVICKSYGNPEPSYEWRFKDKIITRGSALIINTPMQRNDNGTYTCLAFNKHGKSTAETVIEVQFKPRCEIERREIDDQDTLICTAFGNPVEADFSWSIKAENETVEYLGSGDEKAFADKSFYVLQEDYAIARTYRCVANNTVGSGAFCEIEVAAGSALFIWWQEQLAWWQRWEKTTLIILVAAILGLLLAVIIICCIIICVCRRRRRQDKYHTEVSISASQSVLSYQPVMPKVGAALPIQDTSASLLPATLSPANHRQHQGQPILAVPGAQTETETENNNEILSTPPPVTRFNGNAPKSPPRWPLRPGVMLHVSSDTKENLAVNRMTLKPHPNTNTSGNGNGNGHGNASVHVNVANASQLSAQLSAVLNESQTNSNSTQLTEVTVVAEAGTGNSHTLGPQTRLKTEAEHLPSTDEAETTPEGAACLENLTDAPAEAAAAAGVSSSSCANASKVERILAFVFKRTKKSSDDGTRDSQRSHVGLLQTFWRGRGGHNESNSSASASSSPFGAQHRLKGIRCSGSVTYKKTPAKSATNETTTNTQAGETTPVKSPSSSVPSRASVTFQAPSLDKETDQGKTTTTKTTGTEVIPTQGAHSSLQQVVAGVPATSSLLQQQTTTSPQGRSGRTPPPRPPPPTLPLRPPPGPGRGRTLGHPQRALSRGSPFSGIPIRVSSSTEQGTSSTLPPMAKRSILVSSPHNKVEHVQIHDKSSSLGEPLTEPGEYENLPFHGLQTAPNKHVSDFEDPYKSSNTYIY, via the exons ATCGCACCATCAGTGAACAGGAGAGCAAATCTGTGGTCCTGCCCTGTCCCGTGAATGAGGAGAAATGCGGCAAGTTGCATTCATTGAACTGGTTCAAAGGCGACGATCGCATTGCTGCCATGCTGCTCGGCGATAGCAATGTGACGAGTGTGAATAAAGAATTTGAGGATAG AGTGACTGTTGAACAAAATCCATACAGACTAGTTATTAAGGACTTGAAAATAGGTGATGAGGATATTTATCTATGTGATACAACATTTTTTATACCAGAAGAAACGTGTGATAACTTCAATGGCTATCGAGTGGAATTGAGAGTCTTAG AAAACATTG TGCCACCCACTGAGGTTGTGATTTTGGATGCAAAGGGCGATCGCATCGAGAACGGCAGCGTGGTGGGTCCCATGCAGGAGCGCCAGGCCCTGAAGGCCACATGTACCGTGAAGAATACCCGACCACAGCCTGATGTCGGCTGGTTTCGCGGCACGAAGCGACTGGCAACAT ACTCTCCCACTCATGATTTGAACGATGGCCTCTACACTTCGACACTGGAGCTGGATTGGCAATTATCCCGTGAGGATCTGGCACAGGACATTGAATGCCGCGTGGAGTCCGCAGCGATAAAGTCGGCGATTGTTACCAAGTTTAGCGTGGACTTGCAAG TGCCGCCAAAGAGCATACTCATCAAGGGCGTGGAACACCATACGGTTCAGGGCAGCAAAGTAGTGCTACAATGTGAC ATTTACGGTGCACGCCCGGCTGTTAACCTCACCTGGTACAATGCAACAGCGACCATAAGTCCCGAGGAGAATGATTTAACTGAGATACGCACCAAAGCG TTTGAGAAGGAGGATGGCACCTATCACACACAATCGGAGCTCGTCTTTAATGCCACTCGCTTTGAGAATGATCGCGTCTTCAAGTGTGAGGCCGAGAATATTGTGCTACAAATCAACAGGGAGAAACCAATATCATCGACCAAAACATTGGAAGTGTTGT ATCCGCCCGTTGTCAAGGTCAGTCCACCGGAAATGGTCACAAATACCAGCGAAATTGTGCTCCTGAATTGTGAATACTTCGCCAATCCTGCCTCTTTAACCCAAGTTGTGTG GTATCGCAATGGCGACATTGTCAATGTCAATGATACGGATCACTATCAGGGGGGTAATTCGGAGAATGTGGCGCTGGTCATCAAGTCCACCGATAAGGAGGATGTTGGCAACTACTCCTGTCAGCTGTCGAATGCGATTGGCAAAGGCATATCGGAGCAGCAAATTGATCTGGATGTGCAGT ATGTGCCCCTTGTGGAGGTGCTAATGATACCCGAGGGACCTGTCAAGGAGAGCGACGAGTCGAATGTCACCCTCTTTTGCAATATCCTAGAGGCAAATCCTTCGGTGCTCACAAAGGTGCGCTGGTACGCCAATGCCACGCTGCTCAAGGAGCTGCCCGACTGCGAGGAGACTCGA GAGGATCTCTGCCACATTGATCCCAGCAAACTGCTGTTGGAGAGCATTGGACGTGGATTTTTCTACAATTACTCCTGCGAGGGCTTcaatgctgctggctggggtCCACGCAGCGAAGAGAAGGAGCTAATG GTACATTATGAGCCCGGACCTGCCACGCTGACCCACTTCCCACCGATTGCTGTGAAAAAGAAGAGCGTCATCTTCTCGTGCTCTGTGGACGATCCGGGCTATCCGGAATCGAATAG ATATCGTTGGCTGCGCGGCGGTCGCGGTCCGCTGCAGGACATTGTCACCAAGGACTGGACGGTGGAGCCAGTTGGCCTGGACAGCCGCACCAACTATTCCTGCTATGCGTACAACGAGGGCGGCAAGGGCGTAATGGCCACAGTCAATTTGGAGGTGCATGCACCGCCATTTTTCATCAAGAACCTGCCACAGTATACGGGTGTGCTGCATTCCACCCGCAATGCGAATCTAACCTGTCGCATCGAGTGCGTGCCACGCTGTGAGATATCCTGGCAGAAGGACGGCACCACCATCGAGAAGAACGATACCCGCTACTTTATCAAGGAGAAGTATATGGATGCCTCCCCAGCAACCGGTGACTTTGAGAGCATGCTATCAGTGTTG CACTTTAACATGTCAAATTGGCCAAATTCGAAATTCGATATCTCGGCAGATAATGCCAACTACACGTGCGTCTCAACGGGCAATTCCGTGGGGCCTGGCATCAAGAGTGGCACCTATTTGGGCATTGAAT ATGCGCCCATCAATACAACCGTTGCAAACACGACTGTCTATGTGCAGGAAGATACCATACCGGGACGGGTTATCTGCAAATCATATGGCAATCCAG AACCCTCTTATGAGTGGCGTTTCAAGGACAAAATAATTACCAGAGGCAGCGCTTTGATCATCAATACTCCCATGCAACGCAACGACAATGGCACCTACACCTGTCTGGCCTTCAACAAACATGGCAAGAGCACAGCCGAAACAGTCATCGAAGTGCAGT TCAAGCCGCGCTGTGAAATCGAGCGACGTGAGATCGACGATCAGGATACACTGATTTGCACAGCATTCGGAAACCCCGTGGAG GCTGATTTTTCATGGTCAATCAAGGCGGAGAATGAAACTGTGGAATATTTGGGCAGCGGCGATGAGAAAGCATTCGCGGACAAGAGTTTCTATGTGCTGCAGGAGGACTATGCCATTGCCAGGACCTACAGATGTGTGGCCAATAATACTGTTGGATCGGGTGCATTCTGTGAAATTGAAGTTGCTG CTGGTTCAGCGCTTTTTATTTGGTGGCAAG AACAATTGGCCTGGTGGCAGCGTTGGGAGAAGACGACACTCATCATACTGGTTGCAGCCATtttgggactgctgctggccgtcaTTATCATTTGCTGCATAATCATATGCGTCTGCCGTCGCCGCCGGCGCCAAGATAAAT ATCACACGGAAGTATCCATAAGCGCCAGCCAAAG tGTGCTGTCGTATCAGCCAGTGATGCCGAAAGTGGGCGCGGCACTGCCTATACAGGATACATCGGCTAGTTTATTGCCAGCCACCCTATCGCCGGCGAATCATCGGCAACATCAGGGCCAGCCAATATTGGCAGTGCCGGGGGcccaaaccgaaaccgaaaccgagaATAACAATGAGATCTTATCCACACCCCCACCTGTCACGCGCTTCAATGGCAATGCACCAAAATCCCCACCACGCTGGCCACTTCGTCCGGGTGTAATGCTCCACGTGAGCAGCGATACCAAGGAGAATCTGGCTGTGAATCGAATGACACTGAAGCCCCAtccaaatacaaatacgagtgggaatgggaatgggaatgggcatgggaatgcgAGTGTGCATGTGAATGTGGCGAATGCAAGTCAGTTGTCGGCACAATTGAGTGCCGTGTTGAACGAGAGCCAGACTAACTCCAACAGCACACAGCTAACTGAGGTGACGGTGGTTGCGGAAGCCGGAACGGGCAACAGCCACACTTTGGGGCCACAGACGAGATTGAAGACTGAGGCGGAACATTTACCATCAACAGATGAGGCAGAGACGACTCCAGAgggagctgcctgcctggagAACCTAACAGATgcaccagcagaagcagcagcagcagcaggagtgtCGTCCTCGTCCTGTGCGAATGCCAGCAAAGTGGAGCGCATTCTGGCATTTGTCTTTAAGCGGACTAAGAAGTCATCGGATGATGGCACTCGGGATAGCCAGCGTAGCCATGTGGGCCTATTGCAGACCTTTTGGCGTGGACGTGGTGGCCATAACGAAAGCAActcctctgcctccgcctcatCCTCCCCATTCGGAGCACAGCATAGACTCAAGGGAATacgttgcagtggcagtg TCACCTATAAAAAGACGCCCGCTAAATCAGCCACTAATGAAacaaccacaaacacacaagcagGCGAAACGACACCAGTGAAAAGTCCTTCCAGCAGTGTCCCATCACGTGCCTCTGTGACATTTCAAGCGCCTTCATTAGACAAGGAAACCGATCAggggaaaacaacaacaaccaaaacaacagGAACAGAAGTAATTCCCACACAGGGAGCCCATTCTTCATTACAACAAGTCGTCGCTGGCGTGCCGGCGACCTCGTCGCTCCTTCAGCAACAGACAACAACATCACCACAGGGTCGGAGTGGTCGAACGCCACCGCCACGACCACCGCCACCCACATTGCCACTGAGGCCACCACCAGGCCCAGGCCGAGGCCGAACCCTTGGCCACCCACAGAGGGCACTGTCGAGAGGCAGTCCGTTCAGCGGAATTCCAATCAGAGTCAGTTCCAGCACGGAGCAGGGCACCTCCAGCACCCTGCCACCAATGGCCAAACGAAGCATATTGGTCTCCTCCCCCCACAACAAGGTCGAACACGTCCAAA TACACGACAAGTCGTCTTCACTGGGGGAACCATTGACGGAACCTGGCGAGTATGAGAATCTACCGTTTCATGGTCTGCAAACGGCACCTAACAAG CATGTGTCTGACTTTGAGGATCCTTACAAAAGCAGCAATACCTATATATactaa